CCTTGGTTATCCGCAGCGGATTCCAGGATGGGTTGTTAAATAATTCTATCGAGCATCTTGTGGTGAAAGGAAACGAAGAGCAAAACGTATATACCTTGCTTCAGGCTATCCTCAAAAATCATTTGTTGAATTTACGCAACTTGGGCAAGATTTCAGGGGGGGATGCTGCTGTATTCGAGAATGCGGTAGGCAATTATATCGCCAGCTCTGAGTTTGTGGAGAAAACCTCTCTTAACGATTTGTATACGGAATACAACAACTCCAATATCTTTGTCGGTTTTTTGATCTTGTTTATTTTCTTCAATTCCTCGGCCATAGCGAATGTAATTAATATTGACAGGGAGCGAAATATTTACTCCAGGATCTTCCTCTCTCCGGCCAAAGTATGGATGTATTATCTGTCCAATGTACTCTGCAATTTGGTCATCGTCGCCTTTCAAATTCTGGCCGCAATCCTCAGCATGGAATACTTCACGAATACCTCCATTGGCGTGGAGCCCGGTGTGCTGTTCTTGATTCTCTTCCTGACGGCTATGGTGGCTGTCTCTTTGGGGACATTCTATGTTTCCATTACGGAAGAGGCGGATGCTGCTTCAATGATTTCCAATTTTGCGAACCTGCTGATTGTTATCTTGGGCGGCTGCTTTATTCAGGTGGAACTGTTTCCTAAATTAATCAATGCCATTTCCTATATTTCACCGGCAAGATGGGCTATGGGAAGTATTCTGGATTTACAGCAAGGATTAACCTTGGGGGATATAGCTGGAAAGGCGGTTTTA
This genomic interval from Paenibacillus sp. FSL H8-0332 contains the following:
- a CDS encoding ABC transporter permease, whose product is MRTFYALIKNNLRITIMHKPISFLLMTITPIIVLIIASKMVSYSTTFVNVGIVDGDKTRASEAITQIVDGLDGIKVFKMNENEVEANFQSNKINTALVIRSGFQDGLLNNSIEHLVVKGNEEQNVYTLLQAILKNHLLNLRNLGKISGGDAAVFENAVGNYIASSEFVEKTSLNDLYTEYNNSNIFVGFLILFIFFNSSAIANVINIDRERNIYSRIFLSPAKVWMYYLSNVLCNLVIVAFQILAAILSMEYFTNTSIGVEPGVLFLILFLTAMVAVSLGTFYVSITEEADAASMISNFANLLIVILGGCFIQVELFPKLINAISYISPARWAMGSILDLQQGLTLGDIAGKAVLLGGMAALILAISVIITSKREKKFRSLS